A genomic region of Mycobacterium sp. Aquia_213 contains the following coding sequences:
- a CDS encoding cystathionine gamma-synthase — translation MSENRSGHDGINGLATKAIHAGYHPDPATGAVNAPIYASSTFAQDGVGGLRGGFEYARTGNPTRAALEAALSAVEGGAFGRAFSSGMAATDCALRAILRPGDHLVIPNDAYGGTFRLIDKVFSQWNVGYTPAALSDLDAVAAAITPQTRLIWVETPTNPLLSIADIAAIADLGQQHSAKVLVDSTFASPALQQALTLGADVVLHSTTKYIGGHSDVVGGALVTNDKALDDAFAFLQNGAGAVPGPFDAYLTMRGLKTLVLRMQRHSENALAVAEFLAGHPSVSTVLYPGLSTHPGHEVAARQMSGFGGMVSVRMRGGRAAAEKLCAATKVFILAESLGGVESLIEHPSAMTHASTAGSQLEVPDDLARLSVGIEDVGDLLADLEQALG, via the coding sequence ATGAGCGAAAATCGTAGCGGACACGACGGAATCAACGGGCTGGCCACCAAAGCCATCCATGCCGGCTACCACCCGGATCCGGCAACCGGGGCGGTGAACGCGCCGATCTACGCCAGCAGCACGTTCGCCCAAGACGGCGTCGGGGGTCTACGCGGCGGGTTCGAATACGCGCGCACCGGCAACCCGACCCGGGCCGCGCTGGAGGCCGCGCTGTCGGCCGTCGAAGGCGGTGCGTTCGGGCGCGCGTTCAGCTCCGGCATGGCCGCAACCGACTGTGCCCTGCGCGCCATACTGCGGCCCGGTGACCATCTGGTCATCCCAAATGACGCCTACGGCGGCACATTCCGTCTGATCGACAAGGTCTTCAGCCAATGGAACGTCGGGTACACGCCGGCGGCACTCTCGGACCTCGACGCGGTCGCGGCCGCGATCACGCCGCAGACTCGGCTGATTTGGGTGGAAACACCGACGAATCCGCTGCTGTCCATCGCCGACATCGCGGCCATTGCCGACCTGGGCCAGCAGCATTCGGCAAAAGTGTTGGTGGACAGCACCTTTGCGTCGCCCGCGCTGCAGCAGGCGTTGACGCTGGGCGCCGACGTCGTGCTGCACTCGACGACCAAGTACATCGGTGGCCACTCCGACGTGGTGGGCGGCGCACTGGTCACCAACGACAAAGCGCTCGATGACGCCTTCGCCTTTTTGCAGAACGGGGCGGGCGCGGTGCCCGGCCCGTTCGACGCCTACCTGACGATGCGCGGCCTCAAGACGTTGGTGCTGCGGATGCAGCGGCACAGCGAAAATGCTTTGGCCGTAGCGGAATTCCTCGCCGGGCATCCTTCGGTGAGCACGGTGCTGTATCCGGGTCTGTCCACGCATCCCGGCCACGAGGTCGCCGCGCGCCAGATGTCCGGCTTCGGCGGCATGGTGTCGGTGCGCATGCGCGGTGGCCGGGCCGCCGCCGAAAAGCTCTGTGCCGCCACCAAAGTGTTCATCCTGGCCGAATCGCTGGGTGGCGTCGAGTCGCTGATCGAGCACCCCAGCGCGATGACGCACGCGTCAACGGCCGGTTCGCAATTGGAAGTACCCGACGACCTGGCGCGCCTGTCGGTGGGCATCGAGGACGTCGGCGACCTGCTGGCCGATCTCGAACAAGCCCTGGGCTAG
- a CDS encoding thioredoxin domain-containing protein produces MSPAESSFTNTLGLATSPYLRQHAGNPVHWQQWTPQAMEDAADRDVPILLSIGYAACHWCHVMAHESFEDDEVAAAMNADFVCVKVDREERPDIDSVYMNATVALTGHGGWPMTCFLTPDGRPFFCGTYYPKEGFLQLLSAVTETWRERRGEVEEASDHIAGELRKMSSGLPDGGPDIDPALCDHAVAAVLADQDTVHGGFGGAPKFPPSAVLEALLRNYERTGSLSALEAVERTGNAMARGGIYDQLAGGFARYSVDNAWVVPHFEKMLYDNALLLRAYAHWARRTGDPLARRVTAQTAQFLLDELADGDVFTSSLDADADGREGSTYVWTPQQLTEVLGPDDGPWAAEVFAVTESGTFEHGTSVLQLPGDPDDPQRSERVRTALLAARRTRTQPGRDDKVVTSWNGLAITALAEASVALEDPELARAARRCATALLDTHVIGGRLRRASLGGVVGDSDAILEDHAMLATGLLALYQLTVEDVWLTAACELLDTALAHFADPQRPGRWYDTADDAEQLMLRPADPLDGATPSGASTITEALLTAAHLVGSVTAPRYLRAATESLAAHSVLLAKAPRSAGHWISVAEAAIRGPLQIAVACHSPRSPMLTDARRFAPGGAIVMGGKMDSSALLVGRDRVRGADAAYVCRGRLCDLPVTRSADLAAALGVPAR; encoded by the coding sequence ATGAGCCCGGCTGAATCGTCTTTCACCAACACCCTCGGACTGGCCACCAGCCCGTATTTGCGTCAACACGCCGGCAATCCGGTGCACTGGCAGCAGTGGACGCCGCAGGCAATGGAAGACGCGGCGGACCGCGATGTGCCGATCCTGCTCTCGATCGGCTACGCCGCGTGTCACTGGTGTCATGTGATGGCCCACGAGTCGTTCGAGGACGACGAGGTGGCGGCCGCGATGAATGCGGATTTCGTCTGCGTCAAGGTCGACCGCGAGGAACGGCCGGACATCGATTCGGTCTACATGAACGCCACCGTCGCGCTCACCGGGCACGGCGGCTGGCCGATGACGTGTTTCCTCACCCCGGACGGGCGGCCCTTCTTCTGCGGCACCTACTACCCGAAAGAGGGCTTTCTGCAACTTCTTTCGGCCGTCACCGAAACCTGGCGGGAACGCCGCGGCGAGGTCGAGGAGGCGTCGGACCACATCGCCGGCGAGCTGCGCAAGATGTCGTCAGGACTGCCGGACGGCGGCCCCGACATCGACCCGGCCCTGTGTGATCACGCGGTCGCCGCGGTGCTGGCCGACCAGGACACCGTGCACGGCGGGTTCGGCGGCGCGCCCAAATTCCCGCCGTCGGCGGTTCTCGAAGCGCTGCTGCGCAATTACGAGCGCACCGGATCACTGTCGGCGCTGGAGGCCGTCGAGCGCACCGGCAACGCGATGGCCCGCGGCGGAATCTATGACCAACTCGCCGGCGGCTTCGCGCGCTACAGCGTCGACAACGCTTGGGTAGTACCGCATTTCGAGAAGATGCTGTACGACAACGCGCTGCTGCTGCGCGCCTACGCGCACTGGGCCCGGCGGACCGGAGATCCGTTGGCCCGCCGGGTCACCGCGCAGACCGCACAATTCCTGCTCGACGAGCTGGCCGACGGCGACGTGTTCACGTCGTCGCTGGATGCCGACGCCGACGGTCGCGAGGGTTCGACCTATGTCTGGACGCCGCAGCAGTTGACCGAGGTGCTCGGCCCCGACGACGGTCCTTGGGCCGCTGAGGTTTTCGCGGTCACCGAGTCCGGGACCTTCGAACACGGGACGTCGGTGCTGCAGTTGCCCGGCGATCCCGACGACCCGCAACGATCCGAACGCGTACGCACCGCGCTGCTGGCCGCCCGGCGCACCCGGACCCAGCCGGGACGCGACGACAAGGTCGTCACGTCGTGGAACGGGCTGGCGATCACCGCGCTGGCCGAGGCCAGTGTGGCCCTCGAAGATCCCGAGTTGGCCCGCGCGGCGCGGCGCTGCGCGACGGCGCTGCTGGACACCCATGTCATCGGCGGCCGGCTGCGCCGGGCCAGCCTCGGTGGGGTGGTCGGCGACAGCGACGCGATCCTGGAAGACCACGCGATGCTGGCCACCGGGCTGCTGGCGCTCTACCAGCTGACCGTCGAGGACGTCTGGCTGACGGCGGCGTGCGAGCTGCTCGACACCGCCCTAGCGCATTTCGCCGATCCGCAGCGACCCGGCCGCTGGTATGACACCGCCGACGATGCCGAGCAGCTGATGCTGCGGCCGGCCGACCCGCTGGACGGGGCCACCCCGTCGGGCGCGTCGACGATCACCGAAGCGCTGCTGACCGCGGCGCATCTGGTCGGCAGTGTCACCGCGCCGCGCTACTTGCGAGCGGCGACCGAGTCGCTGGCCGCGCATTCGGTGCTGCTGGCGAAGGCGCCGCGGTCGGCCGGGCATTGGATTTCGGTGGCCGAAGCCGCGATCCGCGGCCCGCTGCAGATCGCGGTCGCCTGCCACTCGCCGCGGTCACCGATGTTGACCGACGCCCGCCGGTTCGCGCCCGGCGGGGCGATCGTGATGGGCGGCAAGATGGACTCGTCGGCGCTGCTGGTCGGCCGGGATCGGGTGCGCGGTGCCGACGCCGCCTACGTGTGCCGTGGACGCCTGTGCGATCTGCCGGTGACCCGGTCGGCCGACCTGGCCGCCGCCCTGGGCGTGCCCGCGCGCTAG
- the mca gene encoding mycothiol conjugate amidase Mca, with protein sequence MSELRLMAVHAHPDDESSKGAATLARYADEGHRVLVVTLTGGERGDILNPAMDLPDVQQHIAEIRRDEMAKAAEILGVEHTWLGFVDSGLPKGDPPPPLPDGCFALVPLQESVEALVRVVREFRPHVITTYDENGGYPHPDHIACHQVSVGAYEAAGDYARFPDAGEPWTVSKLYYNHGFLRARMQLLHDEAIKHGHEPPFQKWLEHWKPEHDPFESRVTTRVECSEYFSQRDDALRAHATQIDPNADFFAAPLAWQQRLWPTEEYELARSNVPVRLPEDDLFAGIENHA encoded by the coding sequence GTGAGCGAACTGCGGTTGATGGCGGTGCACGCCCACCCCGACGACGAATCCAGCAAGGGTGCGGCCACACTCGCCCGGTATGCCGACGAGGGTCACCGCGTGCTGGTCGTCACGTTGACCGGCGGCGAGCGCGGCGACATCCTCAACCCCGCGATGGACCTGCCCGACGTGCAGCAGCACATCGCCGAGATTCGCCGCGACGAGATGGCCAAGGCGGCCGAAATTCTCGGCGTCGAGCACACCTGGCTCGGCTTCGTCGATTCCGGTCTGCCCAAGGGCGATCCGCCGCCGCCGCTGCCCGACGGCTGCTTCGCGTTGGTGCCGTTGCAGGAGTCGGTCGAAGCGCTGGTGCGCGTCGTCCGCGAGTTTCGCCCGCACGTGATCACCACGTATGACGAGAACGGTGGCTACCCACATCCGGATCACATTGCCTGTCACCAGGTTTCGGTCGGCGCCTACGAAGCGGCCGGCGACTATGCCCGCTTCCCGGACGCCGGCGAGCCCTGGACGGTGTCCAAGCTCTATTACAACCACGGCTTCCTGCGGGCGCGGATGCAGTTGCTGCACGACGAAGCCATCAAGCACGGTCACGAACCCCCGTTCCAAAAGTGGCTCGAGCATTGGAAACCCGAGCACGATCCGTTCGAGTCGCGGGTGACCACGCGAGTGGAGTGTTCGGAATATTTCAGCCAGCGCGACGACGCGTTGCGGGCACACGCCACCCAGATCGACCCGAACGCCGACTTCTTCGCCGCCCCGCTCGCCTGGCAGCAGCGGCTATGGCCGACTGAGGAATACGAGCTGGCCCGTTCGAACGTCCCCGTCCGGCTGCCCGAGGACGACCTGTTCGCCGGAATCGAGAACCACGCGTGA
- a CDS encoding methyltransferase, whose product MLSPTLPPAQFARAIEFVRHRVGQLHQRMVPPPAAMMEMITNAWAAQAITAAADLGIADALANGPLSVDELAEAVDADADTVGRLLRGLISRGIFRRRRDGRYDLTPLADTLRSDSEVSLRAFARFVGSPQDREHWSHITDSIRTGRAVIPELRGKPAFEYLAEVPELDEIFNQAMTDLSELEIPPVVAGYDFSRYGTIVDVAGGHGRLLAAVLHATPQARGILFDQPHVVAGASPLLDEQGVADRVKVVEGSFFESVADGGDAYLLKHIIHDWPDDEAVQILTNIRKAAGVGKHVLILEFVIPRHGREFPGHWMDLEMHIAAGARERTAGQYGRLLSRAGFRLTRVVETASPLSIVEAVAV is encoded by the coding sequence ATGCTTTCGCCGACCCTTCCGCCCGCTCAATTCGCGCGGGCCATCGAGTTCGTCCGGCACCGTGTCGGTCAGCTGCACCAGCGCATGGTTCCACCGCCGGCCGCGATGATGGAAATGATCACGAATGCCTGGGCCGCGCAGGCGATTACCGCCGCCGCCGACCTCGGCATCGCCGACGCGCTGGCCAACGGGCCGCTGTCGGTTGACGAGTTGGCCGAGGCGGTCGACGCGGATGCCGACACCGTCGGTCGTCTGCTGCGGGGCTTGATCTCGCGCGGCATATTCCGTCGCCGTCGCGACGGGCGCTACGACCTCACCCCGCTTGCGGACACCCTGCGCAGCGATAGCGAAGTCTCGCTGCGCGCATTCGCCCGTTTTGTGGGGTCGCCCCAGGATCGGGAGCACTGGAGCCACATCACGGACTCGATTCGCACCGGCCGGGCCGTGATCCCCGAACTGCGCGGCAAGCCTGCCTTCGAGTACCTGGCCGAGGTGCCGGAGCTCGACGAGATCTTCAACCAGGCCATGACCGACCTCTCCGAGCTCGAAATCCCGCCGGTCGTCGCGGGCTACGACTTCAGTCGTTACGGGACGATCGTCGACGTCGCCGGCGGACACGGCCGGCTGCTGGCCGCGGTATTGCACGCCACGCCGCAAGCCCGGGGAATCCTGTTCGATCAGCCGCATGTGGTGGCGGGTGCGTCGCCACTGCTCGATGAACAGGGCGTGGCGGACCGGGTCAAGGTGGTCGAAGGCTCCTTCTTCGAGTCGGTGGCCGACGGTGGTGACGCCTACCTGCTCAAGCACATCATCCACGACTGGCCCGACGACGAGGCCGTGCAGATTCTCACCAACATTCGCAAAGCCGCCGGGGTCGGAAAGCATGTCCTGATACTGGAATTCGTCATTCCGCGGCACGGCCGCGAATTCCCCGGCCACTGGATGGACCTGGAAATGCACATCGCCGCCGGCGCTCGTGAGCGCACCGCCGGCCAATACGGCCGGCTACTGAGCCGCGCGGGCTTCCGGCTGACGCGGGTGGTCGAAACAGCCTCACCGCTGAGCATCGTCGAAGCGGTCGCCGTCTGA
- a CDS encoding (2Z,6E)-farnesyl diphosphate synthase, translating into MEIIPPRLKDPLYRVYELRLRQGLLASKSQLPRHIAVLCDGNRRWARDAGYDDVSYGYRMGAAKIAEMLRWCQEAGVEMTTVYLLSTENLQRDPDELAGLIEVITDVVEEICAPANRWSVRTVGDLELLGDEPARRLRGAVESTPSVAPFHVNVAVGYGGRQEIVGAVRALLSKELANGATGEDLVDAVTVDAISENLYTSGQPDPDLVIRTSGEQRLSGFLLWQSAYSEMWFCETHWPAFRRVDFLRALRDYSRRDRRLGK; encoded by the coding sequence GTGGAGATTATCCCGCCGCGGCTCAAAGACCCGTTGTACCGCGTCTACGAGCTGCGGCTGAGGCAGGGCCTGCTCGCCTCGAAGTCCCAGCTCCCGCGGCATATCGCCGTGCTGTGCGACGGGAACCGGCGGTGGGCCCGCGACGCGGGATACGACGACGTCAGCTACGGCTACCGGATGGGTGCGGCCAAGATCGCCGAGATGCTGCGGTGGTGTCAGGAAGCCGGCGTCGAAATGACCACCGTCTATCTGCTGTCCACCGAAAACCTGCAACGCGACCCCGACGAGCTGGCCGGGCTGATCGAGGTCATCACCGATGTCGTCGAGGAAATCTGCGCACCGGCCAACCGGTGGAGCGTGCGCACGGTGGGAGACCTGGAACTGCTCGGTGACGAGCCGGCCCGCCGGTTGCGGGGTGCGGTCGAGTCCACGCCCAGCGTCGCGCCGTTTCACGTCAACGTGGCGGTCGGCTACGGCGGCCGGCAAGAGATCGTCGGCGCGGTGCGCGCGTTGTTGAGCAAGGAACTCGCCAACGGCGCCACCGGCGAGGACCTCGTCGACGCGGTGACCGTCGACGCGATCTCCGAGAACCTCTATACCTCCGGGCAGCCGGACCCCGACCTGGTGATCCGCACCTCGGGCGAGCAACGGCTGTCGGGGTTTCTGCTCTGGCAGAGCGCCTATTCGGAGATGTGGTTCTGTGAAACGCACTGGCCGGCGTTCCGCCGCGTCGACTTCCTGCGCGCGCTGCGCGACTACAGCCGGCGAGATCGCCGCCTCGGCAAGTAG
- a CDS encoding cystathionine beta-synthase: MRIAQHISDIIGGTPLVRLNSVIPLGAGTVAAKVEYLNPGGSSKDRIAVKMIDAAESAGLLKPGGTIVEPTSGNTGVGLALVAQHRGYKCVFVCPDKVSEDKRNVLIAYGAEVVVCPTAVPPEHPDSYYSVSDRLVREIDGAWKPDQYANPQGPASHYETTGPEIWADTDGKVTHFVAGIGTGGTITGAGRYLKEVSGGAVRVIGADPEGSVYSGGTGRPYLVEGVGEDFWPAAYDPTVPDQIIAVSDSDSFDMTRRLAREEAMLVGGSCGMAVVAAAKVAEEAGPGALVVVLLPDGGRGYMSKIFNDAWMSSYGFLRTRLDGSTEQPTVGDVLRGKSGALPDLVHTHPSETVRDAIGILREYGVSQMPVVGAEPPVMAGEVAGSVSERELLSAVFEGRAKLADAVSEHMSPPLPMIGAGELVGAAGKALRDWDALMVVEEGKPVGVITRYDLLGFLSDGPRVQAGRR; encoded by the coding sequence ATGCGAATTGCGCAGCACATCAGTGACATCATCGGCGGCACGCCACTGGTTCGCCTGAACTCTGTCATCCCCCTCGGTGCTGGCACGGTTGCCGCAAAGGTCGAATACCTCAACCCGGGCGGTAGTTCCAAGGACCGCATCGCGGTGAAGATGATCGACGCCGCCGAGTCCGCCGGGCTGCTCAAGCCAGGCGGCACCATCGTCGAGCCCACCTCGGGCAACACCGGTGTCGGCCTGGCGTTGGTTGCCCAGCACCGCGGCTATAAGTGCGTGTTCGTCTGCCCGGACAAGGTCAGCGAGGACAAGCGCAACGTGCTGATCGCGTACGGCGCCGAGGTGGTGGTGTGCCCGACGGCGGTGCCGCCGGAGCACCCGGACAGCTACTACAGCGTCTCCGACCGGCTGGTCAGAGAGATCGACGGAGCCTGGAAGCCCGATCAATACGCCAACCCGCAGGGCCCGGCCAGCCACTACGAAACCACCGGTCCCGAGATTTGGGCCGATACCGACGGCAAGGTCACCCACTTCGTCGCCGGCATCGGCACCGGCGGGACGATCACCGGCGCCGGCCGCTACCTCAAGGAGGTGTCCGGCGGCGCGGTGCGCGTCATCGGCGCCGACCCCGAGGGCTCGGTGTATTCGGGGGGCACCGGCCGGCCCTATCTCGTCGAAGGCGTCGGCGAGGATTTCTGGCCCGCGGCCTACGACCCCACGGTGCCCGACCAGATCATCGCGGTCTCCGACTCCGACTCGTTCGACATGACCAGGCGACTGGCCCGTGAAGAGGCGATGCTGGTCGGCGGATCGTGCGGGATGGCCGTCGTGGCCGCGGCGAAGGTGGCCGAGGAAGCCGGGCCCGGCGCGCTGGTCGTGGTGTTGCTTCCCGACGGCGGCCGCGGCTACATGTCGAAGATCTTCAACGACGCGTGGATGTCGTCGTACGGGTTCCTGCGTACCCGCCTCGACGGCTCGACCGAGCAGCCCACGGTCGGTGACGTGCTGCGCGGAAAGTCGGGCGCGCTGCCCGACCTGGTCCACACCCACCCATCGGAGACGGTCCGCGACGCCATCGGCATTCTGCGTGAGTACGGGGTGTCCCAGATGCCGGTGGTCGGTGCCGAGCCGCCGGTGATGGCCGGTGAGGTCGCCGGCAGTGTGTCGGAGCGCGAACTGCTCTCGGCGGTCTTCGAGGGCCGTGCCAAATTGGCCGACGCGGTCTCCGAGCACATGAGTCCGCCGCTGCCCATGATCGGTGCCGGCGAGCTGGTCGGCGCGGCCGGAAAGGCGCTTCGTGACTGGGATGCGCTGATGGTCGTCGAGGAAGGCAAGCCCGTCGGGGTCATCACCCGATACGACCTGTTGGGCTTTCTGTCGGACGGGCCTCGAGTACAAGCAGGGCGGCGGTAG
- a CDS encoding RDD family protein, with translation MTDQPPTSSPPEPPGGYEPASGGYEPAPSAPGASYPPPPPPPSGGYPPPPPAAGGYAPPPPGPAVRALPTDSYTPWITRVLALLIDYLPYAIVQGIGTGIMYATQQSSCVTDITQYDVSQYCVSQPSMIGQLAQWLATLAGLAYWLWNRGYRQGTTGSSLGKTVMKIKVVSETTGQPIGFGLSVVRDLAHFVDAVICFVGFLFPLWDAKRQTLADKILTTVVLPI, from the coding sequence ATGACCGATCAGCCGCCGACCTCCTCGCCGCCCGAACCTCCAGGTGGCTACGAACCGGCCTCTGGCGGGTATGAACCCGCCCCTTCCGCGCCTGGCGCTTCGTACCCGCCCCCGCCTCCGCCGCCCAGCGGGGGCTACCCGCCGCCTCCGCCGGCTGCTGGTGGATACGCCCCCCCGCCGCCCGGACCCGCGGTCCGCGCGCTGCCGACGGATTCCTACACGCCGTGGATCACCCGGGTGCTGGCGCTGCTCATCGACTACCTGCCTTACGCGATCGTGCAAGGCATCGGCACCGGGATCATGTACGCCACCCAACAGTCGTCCTGCGTCACCGACATCACGCAGTACGACGTCAGCCAGTACTGCGTCAGCCAGCCCTCGATGATCGGCCAGTTGGCGCAATGGCTGGCGACGTTGGCGGGCTTGGCTTACTGGCTGTGGAACCGGGGCTACCGCCAGGGCACCACCGGATCGAGCCTGGGCAAGACGGTGATGAAGATCAAGGTGGTCAGCGAGACCACCGGGCAGCCGATCGGCTTCGGATTGTCCGTCGTGCGCGACCTCGCCCACTTCGTCGACGCCGTCATCTGCTTCGTTGGTTTCCTGTTTCCGTTGTGGGACGCCAAACGGCAGACACTCGCCGACAAGATCCTGACGACGGTGGTCCTGCCGATCTGA
- a CDS encoding DUF4307 domain-containing protein encodes MTQTSIPRPEARYGRSRLSRVSRRRVAIALGVLVLAAGIGVAIVGYQRLGTSDVSGSLAGYQVVDNETAAVTISVTRSDPSRPVDCIVRVRAKDGSETGRREVLVGPSAQATVQITTTVKSSQPPVMADIYGCGTDVPSYLRAA; translated from the coding sequence ATGACCCAGACTTCCATTCCGCGCCCCGAGGCCCGCTACGGGCGCTCGCGACTGTCTCGGGTCTCGCGGCGCCGGGTGGCCATCGCGCTGGGTGTGCTGGTTCTCGCGGCCGGCATCGGCGTCGCGATCGTCGGCTACCAACGGCTGGGCACCAGTGACGTCTCGGGTTCGCTGGCCGGTTACCAGGTGGTCGACAACGAGACGGCGGCAGTCACGATCAGCGTGACGCGATCTGATCCGTCGCGGCCGGTGGACTGCATCGTGCGGGTCCGCGCAAAGGACGGCAGCGAGACGGGCCGGCGCGAGGTACTGGTCGGGCCATCCGCGCAGGCCACGGTGCAGATCACCACGACGGTGAAATCGTCACAGCCGCCGGTGATGGCAGACATTTACGGATGTGGCACCGACGTGCCCAGCTACCTGCGCGCAGCCTGA
- the greA gene encoding transcription elongation factor GreA: MTDTQVTWLTQESHDRLKAELDQLIANRPVIAAEINDRREEGDLRENGGYHAAREEQGQQEARIRQLQDLLNNAKVGEAPKQSGIALPGSVVKVYYDGDKSDTETFLIATRQEGVKDGKLEVYSPKSPLGEALIDAKVGETRSYTVPNGNTVEVTLVSAEPYHD; the protein is encoded by the coding sequence ATGACGGACACTCAGGTGACCTGGCTGACCCAGGAATCACATGACCGGCTGAAGGCTGAGCTCGATCAGCTGATCGCGAATCGTCCCGTCATCGCCGCGGAAATCAACGACCGCCGCGAGGAAGGCGACCTCCGGGAGAACGGCGGATACCACGCCGCCCGTGAAGAGCAGGGCCAGCAAGAGGCGCGCATCCGCCAGCTGCAGGACCTGCTCAACAACGCCAAGGTCGGCGAGGCGCCCAAGCAGTCCGGCATCGCGCTGCCCGGTTCGGTGGTCAAGGTCTACTACGACGGCGACAAGTCCGACACCGAGACGTTCCTGATCGCCACCCGCCAGGAGGGCGTCAAGGACGGCAAGCTCGAGGTGTACTCGCCCAAGTCACCGTTGGGCGAGGCCCTGATCGACGCCAAGGTCGGCGAGACCCGCAGCTACACCGTGCCCAACGGCAACACCGTCGAGGTGACGCTGGTGAGCGCGGAGCCATACCACGACTAG
- the trhA gene encoding PAQR family membrane homeostasis protein TrhA, with protein sequence MSGPTTTAGDPEAESPGAAANAAQQLVDGVARVLTKPRFRGWIHVYSAGTAVFAGASLVAVSWAVGSTRAGLATLLYTFATIIMFTVSATYHRVHWKSATAKKWMKRADHSMIFVFIAGSYTPFALLALSPHDGRVVLCIVWGGAAAGILLKMLWPSAPRWVGVPLYILLGWVAVWYTGEILHNSGVTAMVLLFVGGALYSIGGILYALRWPDPWPSTFGYHEFFHACTAVAAICHYIAMWFVVF encoded by the coding sequence ATGAGCGGGCCGACCACCACCGCGGGCGACCCGGAAGCCGAATCGCCGGGAGCCGCGGCCAACGCAGCACAACAGCTCGTCGACGGCGTCGCCCGGGTACTGACCAAGCCACGGTTCCGCGGCTGGATCCACGTCTATTCCGCCGGCACCGCCGTTTTCGCGGGTGCCTCGCTGGTCGCGGTGTCGTGGGCGGTGGGCTCCACCCGGGCCGGGCTGGCGACCCTGCTCTATACCTTCGCCACCATCATCATGTTCACCGTCAGCGCCACCTACCACCGCGTGCACTGGAAGTCCGCGACCGCCAAGAAGTGGATGAAGCGGGCCGACCATTCGATGATCTTCGTGTTCATCGCCGGCAGCTACACGCCGTTCGCCCTGCTGGCCCTCTCGCCGCACGACGGGCGCGTGGTGTTGTGCATTGTCTGGGGCGGCGCGGCGGCCGGGATCCTGCTGAAGATGCTGTGGCCGTCGGCGCCGCGCTGGGTCGGCGTACCGCTCTACATCCTGCTGGGTTGGGTTGCGGTCTGGTACACCGGCGAGATCCTGCACAACTCCGGTGTGACCGCGATGGTGCTGCTGTTCGTCGGCGGCGCTTTGTACAGCATCGGCGGCATTCTCTACGCGCTGCGCTGGCCCGACCCATGGCCGTCGACGTTCGGCTATCACGAGTTCTTCCACGCCTGCACCGCGGTAGCGGCGATCTGCCACTACATCGCGATGTGGTTCGTGGTCTTCTGA